A single genomic interval of Sphaerodactylus townsendi isolate TG3544 linkage group LG08, MPM_Stown_v2.3, whole genome shotgun sequence harbors:
- the NEU4 gene encoding sialidase-4, translating into MDSRHFPARTVLFERETSGVTYRVPALLYIPCVAKLLAFAEERLSVDDAHANLLVLRRGTFYKNYVEWEDMRALETATLAHHRSMNPCPIYDELTGVVFLFFIAVLGRTPEAFQIITGQNAARLCYVSSSDQGISWSHVTDLTQQVIGRTIEDWATFALGPGHGIQLKSGRLLLPAYAYHIDCKECFGKLCKTTPHAFTFYSDDHGQSWDFGEFIPNLQTVECQMVSVDEEDGSNVLYCNARSPLGFRVQALSVDDGAVFQPGQLVQRLVEPPHGCHGSIIGFQAPLYYMHHMVQRETRSVNSSDFLPQPSTEKRYQCPPPAAGSVPWVSLCSQSLFYQQESLTLCRTSSGHHSNFLGLRSSGDVHTEHKQHNTGTISKSDFNFQIPTWVLYSHPTSSRSRVNLGIYLSTFPREADTWTEPWVIYEGPSAYSDLAYIELPYSEFSITGIPAIGFACLYENGVRSPYEQISFSMFTLHEVLQNIPLTTSSLGSKHPSDGKKSWWKTCDIS; encoded by the exons ATGGACTCTCGCCATTTCCCAGCCCGGACTGTCCTCTTTGAAAGGGAGACCAGCGGGGTAACATACCGAGTGCCAGCATTACTGTACATCCCCTGCGTTGCTAAGTTGTTAGCTTTTGCTGAAGAGAGGTTGAGTGTTGATGACGCTCACGCCAACCTGCTTGTGCTGAGAAGAGGTACCTTCTACAAGAACTATGTGGAG TGGGAAGATATGCGAGCCCTTGAAACTGCAACTCTAGCCCACCATCGGTCCATGAACCCTTGCCCTATCTATGACGAGCTCACTGGTGTGGtgttcctgtttttcattgctgtGCTGGGCAGGACCCCAGAAGCCTTTCAGATCATCACAGGTCAAAACGCTGCACGTCTCTGCTATGTGTCTAGCTCAGACCAGGGCATCAGCTGGAGCCATGTGACTGACCTTACCCAACAAGTTATTGGCAGGACCATTGAAG ATTGGGCCACTTTTGCACTAGGTCCTGGGCATGGCATTCAACTCAAGTCAGGCCGTTTACTCCTTCCAGCCTATGCTTACCACATTGACTGCAAAGAATGCTTTGGAAAACTCTGTAAAACGACCCCACATGCGTTTACCTTCTACAGTGACGACCATGGACAGAGCTGGGACTTTGGTGAATTCATCCCAAACCTGCAGACTGTTGAGTGTCAGATGGTGTCTGTGGACGAGGAGGATGGGAGCAATGTGTTGTACTGTAATGCCCGTAGTCCCCTGGGCTTCCGGGTGCAGGCACTTAGCGTGGACGATGGAGCCGTGTTTCAACCAGGGCAGTTGGTGCAAAGGCTTGTGGAGCCCCCTCATGGTTGCCATGGCAGCATCATTGGGTTCCAAGCTCCTCTTTACTACATGCATCACATGGTTCAGAGAGAAACAAGGTCTGTTAACAGCTCAGATTTCTTGCCACAGCCTAGTACAGAGAAAAGATACCAAtgtcctcctcctgctgctggttcTGTACCTTGGGTTTCTCTCTGCAGCCAGTCTCTCTTCTACCAGCAGGAAAGTCTTACATTGTGCAGAACTTCTAGTGGCCATCACAGCAATTTTCTTGGTCTTAGGTCCTCAGGTGATGTACATACAGAACACAAGCAACACAATACAGGAACTATTTCAAAATCAGATTTTAATTTTCAAATCCCAACTTGGGTGCTCTATTCCCATCCAACAAGCTCCAGATCCCGAGTCAACCTAGGAATTTACCTCAGCACTTTTCCCAGGGAAGCTGACACCTGGACTGAGCCCTGGGTTATTTATGAAGGCCCCAGTGCCTACTCAGACCTGGCTTACATCGAACTGCCTTACTCAGAGTTCTCAATAACTGGGATCCCAGCCATAGGCTTTGCCTGCCTATATGAGAATGGGGTACGGTCCCCTTATGAGCAAATCTCTTTCAGCATGTTCACACTGCATGAAGTTCTTCAGAACATCCCTCTGACAACTTCTTCCTTAGGCTCAAAACATCCATCAGATGGCAAGAAGAGTTGGTGGAAGACCTGTGACATCTCTTAA
- the LOC125438469 gene encoding myelin protein zero-like protein 1, whose product MAHTLESYLNSSDFCGQRGDRTMGEKGGGSRKMATVGTTSVALTTAARRGDGGSSRVRQCMTSVTRWPVLLLVATLSLFQVSAMEIYTPPELSVENGTEAKLECTFTSTEVISSAASVAWSFQAEGAPSPVSFFYYSNGRAYPGKYIPFKNRISWSGDLNKKDASISIANTRFQDSGIYICDVKNPPDIVVTPGEIRLRVVEEDVSFSVFEMFSLLKIFLSVCFG is encoded by the exons ATGGCTCACACTTTGGAATCTTATCTTAACAGCAGTGATTTTTGTGGCCAGAGA GGGGATAGAACAATGGGAGAAAAAGGAGGtggaagcaggaaaatggcaaCGGTAGGGACGACGTCGGTGGCACTAACGACAGCGGCAAGACGAGGcgatggtggcagcagcagggtgAGGCAGTGCATGACTTCGGTGACTCGGTGGCCTGTGCTTTTGCTGGTGGCGACTCTTAGTCTGTTCCAAGTGTCAGCTATGGAAATCTACACACCACCGGAGCTCTCTGTGGAGAATGGGACAGAGGCAAAACTGGAGTGCACGTTCACATCAACAGAAGTGATCAGCAGTGCAGCTTCTGTTGCCTGGAGCTTTCAAGCAGAGGGAGCACCTTCTCCTGTATCATTCTTTTATTATTCCAATGGAAGGGCATATCCTGGGAAATATATACCATTTAAAAACagaatcagctggtctggagatCTTAACAAGAAAGATGCATCTATCAGTATAGCAAACACGCGGTTTCAGGACAGTGGCATTTATATCTGTGATGTGAAGAACCCTCCAGATATAGTTGTCACTCCAGGAGAAATCAGACTCAGAGTTGTGGAGGAAGATGTTAGTTTctctgtatttgaaatgtttagtCTATTAAAAATTTTCCTAAGTGTGTGCTTTGGATAG